In Vibrio hippocampi, a single genomic region encodes these proteins:
- a CDS encoding tyrosine-type recombinase/integrase: MSHLIHRLKDKEIEQAQGRDRIYRLPDGGGLYLLVKPNNLKYWEFRYTKPGTKNRTFLGLGSLDMINVDGARDKAFEMRKLLKEGIDPKLDRIEKRTQIQQEQACTFKSVADEWVKTKTKLKPKTVQGNWRKLELYAFPKFGGIPVKSLTPIIVQEAFRPIARRGKLETVKRTIQLVNEIMRFAINSGLIQHNVLSGVGETFASPDVKHMAALKPDELTELLQTVATANMQLATKCLIEWQLHTMTRPSEAAGARWDEIDIENRLWFIPDTRMKMKREHRIPLTDQTIAILERIHPISGHRVHVFPSMRFPKRSIDSETINKALGRIGFKDRTTAHGMRSLASTTLNERGFDPDIIEAALAHQDRNAIRSAYNRTDYLERRRKMMEWWSSYIDDAAVGSLSVTGAVHLRAIG; encoded by the coding sequence ATGTCGCACTTAATACATCGTCTGAAAGACAAGGAAATCGAACAAGCACAGGGCCGTGATCGAATCTATCGCTTACCTGATGGTGGTGGACTTTATCTATTGGTAAAACCCAATAACCTCAAATACTGGGAGTTTCGTTACACTAAACCAGGTACAAAAAACAGAACCTTCTTAGGATTGGGTAGCCTAGATATGATCAACGTTGATGGCGCTCGTGACAAAGCGTTTGAGATGCGCAAACTTCTGAAGGAAGGTATTGACCCTAAATTAGACAGGATCGAGAAGAGGACCCAGATTCAACAAGAGCAAGCTTGTACATTCAAGTCAGTCGCTGATGAATGGGTTAAGACAAAGACGAAACTAAAACCTAAGACCGTCCAAGGTAACTGGAGAAAGCTCGAGCTTTATGCATTTCCAAAGTTCGGTGGGATCCCGGTTAAATCACTGACGCCAATAATAGTTCAGGAAGCGTTTAGGCCGATTGCTCGTAGAGGCAAGTTGGAGACAGTAAAACGCACCATCCAGTTGGTAAATGAAATCATGCGCTTTGCCATTAATAGCGGTTTGATCCAACACAACGTTTTATCTGGAGTTGGAGAAACTTTTGCTTCTCCTGATGTGAAACACATGGCGGCACTTAAACCTGATGAACTAACAGAGTTACTACAGACAGTTGCAACTGCAAATATGCAGCTGGCTACCAAATGCTTAATTGAGTGGCAGCTGCACACCATGACTAGACCAAGTGAAGCTGCTGGTGCTCGCTGGGATGAGATTGACATAGAAAATCGACTCTGGTTTATTCCAGACACACGGATGAAAATGAAACGTGAACATCGCATTCCATTGACTGACCAGACTATTGCCATACTGGAGCGCATACATCCTATCAGTGGACATAGGGTGCATGTATTTCCATCTATGCGCTTCCCTAAGCGGTCTATTGACTCTGAGACCATCAATAAGGCCCTGGGACGCATCGGGTTCAAAGACCGCACCACCGCGCATGGTATGCGCTCTCTCGCCAGTACTACGTTGAATGAAAGAGGTTTTGATCCGGATATCATTGAAGCAGCTTTAGCTCACCAGGACCGTAATGCTATCCGCTCTGCCTATAATCGAACAGATTACCTGGAACGCCGACGAAAAATGATGGAGTGGTGGAGTAGTTACATCGATGATGCAGCAGTAGGTTCATTGTCAGTAAC
- a CDS encoding L-alanine exporter AlaE, with protein MSSKNRFCFRGAAADTFAMVVFCFVSGMLIEVLVSGMTFEQSLASRLLSIPVNIAIAYPYGVFRDWVLRNGAKLSDRSWMKNLADLLAYVSFQSPVYAGILLTVGASPEQIVTAVSSNAAISCAMGVVYGYFLDFCRRWFRVPGYAQQV; from the coding sequence GTGAGTAGTAAGAATCGTTTTTGTTTTCGTGGTGCAGCAGCAGATACTTTTGCAATGGTCGTGTTTTGCTTTGTTTCTGGAATGTTGATTGAAGTTCTGGTTTCAGGAATGACTTTTGAACAGTCGTTAGCCTCGCGTCTTCTCTCTATCCCCGTCAATATTGCCATCGCATATCCTTACGGCGTGTTTCGCGATTGGGTGCTAAGAAATGGTGCTAAACTCTCTGACCGTTCGTGGATGAAAAACCTAGCGGATTTACTTGCTTACGTCTCGTTCCAATCGCCAGTATACGCAGGTATCTTATTGACGGTAGGCGCATCACCAGAACAGATCGTCACAGCAGTCTCAAGCAATGCCGCCATTTCGTGTGCAATGGGCGTCGTTTACGGCTATTTTCTCGATTTTTGCCGCCGCTGGTTCCGTGTACCGGGTTACGCTCAACAAGTATAA
- a CDS encoding ATP-binding protein: MYIRRSLRRKSIIALGIYLAAMLILVATVTYWVVKPPVQTKLEQTLDARTQLLAKDVSAPLNESIGVLKSVVATTQSVKDVPLLDKILTQVFTTHSGVIVGGGVWPEPFSVDSNKELASLFYNRTSQGEVDKIDLWNNPYGSGYHHETWYLSAVSQPTGSVQWSSVYIDPYTNVQMITASSPYYIDNQFAGVATIDLSLEQLVRYVGRKAREHDLGVLIRDSKHHIVSEYNFRLGKDVYVSQVSFGQFDWQLDAVNAHHLVADQVSDMVMGVELGILPVMLLCVIGGYFLINRHLIRPITRIAKKVEASNPGDTIHVYYQGHDEIRYLIDSFNQKTDLLEKERAKALASTNAKTAFLATLSHEIRTPMNGVLGTAQLLLKSELSKEQRKHLRTLYESGEHMMVLLNEILDFSKIEQGHLELENHPFPIASIVGSVNSVYHTMCTEKGLDFEIISHIPKHVWYLGDKARLRQILFNLLNNAVKFTSDGKVEVHLLETRVNDLVWLNIKVKDTGIGISQEAKQRIFKPFEQAESSTTRRFGGTGLGLAIVHEIVDKMNGSISVESQVGQGTEFDINIQLQSTKPESKRQRGDQKLDYSGLRVLIVEDNRTNTIILDTFMKRKGFTTESVVNGRHALKLLADKQYDLILMDNHMPVMDGVEAITHIRNDQSINQNTLIFGCTADVFKETREKMLNAGADFIVGKPVDERVIDDALYQFAQKLYQYQAVDTIATGV, encoded by the coding sequence ATGTACATTCGTCGTTCATTAAGAAGAAAGAGCATTATTGCACTAGGCATCTATCTGGCGGCGATGCTCATTCTGGTTGCGACAGTCACCTATTGGGTTGTCAAACCACCGGTACAGACCAAACTTGAACAAACGCTTGATGCGCGTACGCAATTGCTGGCGAAAGATGTCTCTGCGCCACTTAATGAATCCATTGGCGTCCTTAAAAGCGTGGTTGCCACGACGCAGTCGGTTAAAGACGTCCCTTTGCTTGATAAAATTCTCACCCAAGTGTTTACCACTCATTCTGGTGTTATTGTTGGCGGTGGAGTTTGGCCAGAGCCCTTTAGCGTTGACTCCAATAAAGAGTTAGCCAGTCTATTTTACAATCGAACTTCTCAGGGTGAGGTTGATAAGATCGATCTATGGAATAATCCTTATGGTAGCGGGTATCATCATGAGACTTGGTACTTGTCGGCAGTTTCGCAACCTACGGGTAGCGTGCAATGGTCATCGGTTTATATTGATCCCTACACCAATGTGCAGATGATTACCGCTTCTTCTCCTTATTACATCGACAATCAATTTGCTGGCGTAGCCACGATAGACCTGTCACTGGAACAACTGGTGCGCTATGTAGGACGTAAAGCGAGAGAGCATGATCTTGGCGTGCTGATTCGCGATTCAAAACACCACATAGTGAGCGAGTACAACTTCCGTCTTGGCAAAGACGTTTATGTCAGTCAAGTTTCATTTGGGCAATTTGATTGGCAGTTAGATGCGGTCAATGCACACCACTTGGTTGCCGATCAAGTGTCCGATATGGTTATGGGCGTTGAGTTAGGTATTTTGCCAGTGATGCTGCTTTGTGTCATAGGGGGCTATTTCTTAATCAATCGCCATCTGATTCGACCGATTACACGCATTGCCAAAAAAGTCGAAGCCTCCAATCCGGGTGACACGATTCATGTCTACTATCAGGGGCACGATGAGATCCGCTATTTAATCGACTCATTTAACCAAAAAACGGATTTATTAGAAAAGGAACGCGCTAAAGCACTGGCGTCAACCAACGCTAAGACGGCTTTCCTTGCCACATTGTCACATGAGATACGCACACCAATGAATGGAGTGTTGGGAACCGCACAACTGTTACTCAAGTCAGAACTCTCCAAAGAACAGCGTAAGCATTTGCGAACCCTATATGAATCAGGTGAGCACATGATGGTGTTGCTGAACGAGATCCTTGATTTCTCCAAAATTGAGCAGGGACATTTGGAGCTTGAGAACCATCCATTTCCTATCGCTTCGATTGTTGGCAGTGTCAACAGCGTCTATCACACCATGTGCACGGAAAAAGGCTTGGACTTCGAGATTATTTCCCATATTCCCAAGCATGTTTGGTATTTGGGTGACAAAGCGAGACTTAGACAGATTCTATTTAACCTGCTCAACAATGCGGTCAAATTTACCTCAGATGGCAAAGTTGAAGTGCATCTATTAGAAACGCGTGTTAATGATTTGGTATGGCTAAACATTAAGGTCAAAGATACCGGGATTGGCATCTCTCAAGAAGCCAAACAGCGCATCTTTAAGCCATTTGAACAAGCAGAGTCCAGCACCACACGTCGTTTTGGCGGCACAGGTTTAGGGCTTGCGATTGTGCATGAAATCGTCGACAAAATGAATGGCAGCATTAGCGTTGAAAGCCAAGTCGGGCAGGGGACTGAGTTTGATATTAATATTCAGCTTCAGAGCACTAAACCGGAGTCAAAACGTCAACGAGGCGACCAAAAGCTCGACTACTCGGGTCTAAGAGTATTAATCGTTGAAGACAACCGCACCAACACCATCATTCTCGACACCTTTATGAAGCGTAAAGGGTTTACCACAGAATCGGTTGTTAACGGTCGTCACGCGCTAAAGCTCCTAGCCGATAAACAATATGACCTTATTTTGATGGACAATCATATGCCGGTTATGGATGGGGTTGAAGCGATCACGCATATCCGTAATGATCAATCCATTAACCAAAACACGCTGATATTTGGCTGTACTGCGGATGTTTTTAAAGAGACAAGAGAAAAAATGCTGAATGCGGGCGCTGACTTTATTGTTGGGAAACCGGTTGATGAAAGGGTCATTGATGATGCCTTATATCAGTTTGCTCAGAAACTCTACCAATACCAGGCAGTAGACACTATCGCCACTGGAGTGTGA
- a CDS encoding UPF0149 family protein gives MTLKDILSLPELDGRLLTLPQTQGFITAMASAPHTLPPEEWLPFLWGGEEVSPFTSGEQLEQFAQQVVTLWNEYRPALLDGEWQWPEACQLSEEEIVTEETKQFCEGMLQGWQLARDDWETLMPEESEDNALLGGVLLSLSMLFDPETSMATLQAQGIQGLEQFAEIYAAMPMMLCGITQKGAILAQEL, from the coding sequence TTGACTTTAAAAGACATACTTTCCCTTCCTGAGCTTGACGGAAGATTACTGACTCTGCCACAGACGCAAGGGTTTATCACCGCCATGGCTTCCGCTCCTCATACGTTGCCGCCGGAAGAATGGCTGCCATTTCTTTGGGGCGGCGAAGAAGTTTCTCCTTTTACCAGTGGAGAGCAACTTGAGCAGTTTGCTCAACAAGTCGTAACACTTTGGAATGAATATCGCCCAGCACTATTGGATGGTGAATGGCAATGGCCTGAAGCATGCCAATTAAGTGAAGAAGAGATTGTGACCGAAGAAACCAAGCAATTTTGTGAGGGGATGCTGCAAGGATGGCAACTGGCTCGCGATGACTGGGAAACGCTTATGCCAGAAGAGAGCGAAGACAATGCGCTACTGGGTGGCGTCCTGTTATCACTGAGCATGCTGTTCGATCCAGAAACTTCAATGGCAACACTTCAAGCTCAAGGGATTCAGGGATTAGAGCAGTTTGCCGAGATCTATGCTGCCATGCCGATGATGCTATGTGGCATCACGCAAAAAGGCGCAATTTTAGCTCAAGAGCTTTAG